GCTCCTGGGTGGCTtgacagaagagaaaatgggaagcaATGGAAGAACATGGCTTGAAATCGAAGGGTTCCAGAGATGAGaggtgatgcttgctctcCCTCTAGATATGGTTGCTTGCCTTCGATGAGTtttgggagagagaggaagaagatggaagaacaaagcatgaaattgaagggtAGAGGGGATGCTTGCCTTCGATCGGTCTTTTTTGCTGGGTAGAAAGTGGCTCTTTTTATAGGCGCTGGAAACCTTAATTTTGTCAAGCCTCCCTCCTccttttcttcactttcttccatttAATCTTCTTTGGTGAAATTTCCTTAGCCTAAACCCATAGACACGCAACTTTTCGGGGTTCCAAGGTCCTCAGGCAACTGGACTCCTCCATGTATTAGTCAAAAAGGTGATCAGCACATgggtttgcttggttttgaTAGTTTGGCTTCGATCTGGTTTTAACAGAGATGCTGGATATTTTTCACAATGCTGGATATTTTATAAGGTGCTAGGCTGGGCTATTTTGTCTCTAGCGACTTGTGAGTTCCTTTTGATTGTGTCAAGCTGCTAGAAGCTTTGGCTGATGTGGGATTTTTTATGGGCTATGGCTATTGAATATTTTTCTAAGATGTTTGGGCCTTTTCTTAAGGTGATGGGCTATTGGGTTTTCTCTCATGCTTACCCATATGTTTGGGCTCAAggaatgggcttgagttttggtgctcccaagtagcccaaaacttccactccTTGGACCATCAATGTGCCTCGTGAATACTCGTAACCATTCATACTACAATCCACTCAGCAAGCCCCAAACATTCGAGTGACTTGGTCCCACTTAAACTTGTAGCGTGACGTGTTActtatttgcttggcgtggcacGTGTGCAAGCGTATATGACGAACTCTTGCTAACCCAAATTGAATTTCTTCCCAAATTAAGTGTCGTCCTGtgctagaaatatatttgggcccacCTTTGAATTCTTTAGGCCTCAACACAAGTTTAAGGGGAACCCTTAATCCTTATTTATAATCTCAGCTATTAAACGCATATTATATTACATATTTGATCGGGCCTCAGCAAGCCTAAATAAGTAGGACCGGGCCATTTTTTGGCTCAATGGGGCCTTAGACATGTAAGCTTGAGCCATCTGCCATCCTCAGCCCAAAAGAAATTATTCGATAACATCAAGAACCAACAAACCAATCTCAAGTCGATTAcaccaaagtttttcttcttgctcattttagtttcaattttgcatATTATTTCGTcacatattatttttagtttctctttctctccctgTAATGTCTATGTGATCGTCAgttaacatcaaaattaatcaATGGGTtctactgctgctgctgctgctgtgaATATGGCGTCGTTGATTACTGCCATCCCTGTTTCTTCGACAAAATTGAACTTTAATGACAAATTTACATCTGGGTTTCATTTCAAACGAGCTAGGGCCATCACCAAAATCACTGCCATCTCTCCCAACGGCTctgcttctccttcttcttcacatgGGGTTAGCTTCAGTTCTGTCTCTTGCCCTTCTGTTTTCGTGcatattcttttattttcctgGAATTTCTGTTTTGAGTTGTTGATTTATTGGAGAAAGTATAGTGGATTGGTTGCTCATCGAATTGGCATCCCTACGAGTTTCTTTAATTTGTCTTTAACTTGATTCATTAATTTCTCTCACTTTTGCATTTTTGTGGGTtgaccatatttttttttttttttttggttgagcaAATAACCTTTTATGTTTGTTGGATTTTACCGTTGATAAAGATTTACAGAACCTGAAGATCAAAGATAATGAATTTAGGAGCAATATAACCAATCAAAGTACACATGGGCATGTGCTTAACGCAAGTATCTGTTGATTTTCTGGttccttttggtttttatttccttcttgTTGACATTCAGTATGAATTAATTTAGTTCTTCAAATTGCTAATGCTATCTAGAGTTCCATTTTTCAGTGTGTGCATGATTGTGCATGCAGCTGTGTGTCCTTATGTGCACATTGAGGATAGATTGAAGACTTCTTCATTTTTGTAACTAATTGAGATTTGAAGTATCCTGTAATCATATATTCTTCCGTAAAAGTATATGATGAGTCTAAATCTCTTACAACATTTATTTGGTGCTATAGGCTGAGTGCTCGGCTGGGGATGTGGATAAACGAAGAAGTAGTCTTGAATCTCTGTTTTGTTATGATACGGCCGTACGAGAAGAGAGAATTGAGAAGCCTATTGGGATATCTTTGGCCGAGAAAGTCATTGGAAATAAGCCCCGATGCATTGATTGTGAAGCCAAAGGTGCCATCCTTTGCACCACTTGTTCTGGTTCAGGCCTGTATGTTGATTCAATATTGGAGAGCCAGGGCATTATTGTCAAAGTCCGCTGCCTAGGTAAATAACTTTTCTTCCTCAAAAAGATGAGTTTTACAGACACATGTGCAAGCACGGTGGACATTCTTGCACTCCCATTTATAATTTGACTTCTAGCAAGTATGAGTTACAATTTGTTTTGCTTAGTATTAGTATGGTCTTTGCCAACTTCAAAATTGGGTTGTTTGTTCAAGTTAactataaaatgaaaatgcagTACATTACACAAATatgcacacacaaaaaaaaatttaaatggaTTGTATTACCAGTAACAGcttggaggaggaggaggaggaggaggaggaggagggagggGTGTGTGGGGGGGTTGTGTTTGGGTGGTTTAACCATACCACCTTCTGACTAAAGAGCCAAGGACAAGttagttgtttgtttttgtcaatTCTTGTTCATAACAGACTACTAATTTTCTATAGAAGGTAGGATCAGTAGTAACATCTTGTCATTTTTTGATGTTATTGTGTATTATATATACTTAGGCTCTATCATTCTCTTCCAAATTTCTCCCCGAAGTGAGGTCAAACGGAGAAAGATCACAACTTTGTCTTCATGGATTGTTACTCTGTTTGAAATGAGTTATGCATAATATCGTAATTtgaaggccaagaagtcttgagcTAGAATGGATGTTCTCCACAAGTTATTGAATTCTAGGTATCTATAGGTAGgttcagaatttttttgaattttggtaGACTCTTTTCTTATGTGATTGTTTGATTTGGATGAGTGAAATTTTATAGTTGATGATAGCCGTTtaagaagaaagagatggcTCCACTTGTTTGTCAATAATACATAGTATTGATTATGTAAGACGAATGATAATATGCTAATGCTATAATTTATTCATGTAGGCTGTGGGGGAACCGGTAACATTATGTGTTCAGAATGCGGTGGCCGTGGCCATTTAGGATGACCTACTGGTTTGCTTATCTTCATTCCTTGGATTTGTTGCATGTGCAAGTAACTTGTATTATAGACATAAAGCCTTCTCGTATTCTTTGGTTCATGGTGGCTGATTCTACGATAAATCTGTATTCGAGTGTAACAGTAATGTATGTGATTCATTTAGTTTTGGCAATGCTATTCTCCCTCAGATTTTATGCGCTCTTTATCATGTTGAAATTCTCAGAACTGGCATATGCTTTACAGACAAACAAGCATCAGAGTTGCCTTCAGCAAATTAACcttaaaagataaataaaggGAACTTCAATGTAAACTTCTTgtcttttggtaaaatttgaACCTATATACAAGAACGAAAGTTACAAGTTTTCATGTAGTATAACCAACAGAATAAATGCTAGGTCGCAAATTCCATGGTCTGGTAAAGATGGAGTCTAAGATTATGGACATATACAAGCCAAAAAATTACTAGTTTTTATGTTTAGCAGCATCTTATCTCTTGTGGCACTTTCCTATATAACCATCTTGAATGATTTGAGAATGAGTCTTTAGTCCAACTGCTCCTGAGATAGGCATGACTTGTTACTATCTTGCGATTGTTATGCCTGAAACCTGAAATCTTTGGAGCTCAT
Above is a genomic segment from Prunus dulcis chromosome 7, ALMONDv2, whole genome shotgun sequence containing:
- the LOC117635798 gene encoding uncharacterized protein LOC117635798, which produces MGSTAAAAAVNMASLITAIPVSSTKLNFNDKFTSGFHFKRARAITKITAISPNGSASPSSSHGAECSAGDVDKRRSSLESLFCYDTAVREERIEKPIGISLAEKVIGNKPRCIDCEAKGAILCTTCSGSGLYVDSILESQGIIVKVRCLGCGGTGNIMCSECGGRGHLG